TATCCCACTGCCTACTCGCAAAGAGCGTTTCACCGTTTTGATCTCTCCGCACGTTAATAAAGATGCTCGTGACCAGTACGAACTGCGTACTCACAAGCGTCTGGTTGACATCGTTGAGCCAACTGAGAAAACCGTTGACGCACTGATGCGTCTGGATCTCGCTGCTGGCGTTGATGTCCAGATTAGCTTGGGTTAACAGAGATCCTTATAAGAGGTTTGTAGAGATGGCTATCGGTCTTATTGGTCGTAAAGTGGGCATGACCCGCATCTTCACCGAAGATGGCGTGTCTATCCCTGTTACTGTAATCGAAGTAGAAGCCAACCGCGTAACCCAGGTGAAGACTCTGGAAAACGACGGTTATCGCGCACTTCAAGTTACAACTGGTGCCAAAAAAGCCCATCGCGTTACTAAGCCAGAAGCTGGCCACTTTGCCAAGGCAGGCGTTGAAGCCGGCCGTGGTCTGTGGGAAATGCGTCTGGGCGAAGGTGAAGGCGAAGGCATTGAAGTTGGTGCTGAGCTGAATGTAGAGATCTTCGCTGACGTTCAGAAAGTTGACGTGACTGGTCAATCCAAAGGTAAAGGCTTCCAGGGCGGTGTTAAGCGCTGGAACTTCCGTACTCAGGACATGACTCACGGTAACTCTTTGTCACACCGCGCTAACGGTTCTATCGGTCAGAACCAGACGCCAGGTCGTGTATTCAAAGGCAAAAAGATGTCAGGTCACATGGGCGCTGAGCGCGTTACCACTCAAAATCTGGACGTAGTACGTGTAGATGTTGAGCGTAACCTGCTGCTGGTTAAGGGTGCCGTTCCAGGCGCTACTAACGGCGACCTGATCATCAAGCCAGCTGTTAAAGCATAAGGTCTGAGGAGATAGTAATGGAATTGGTATTGAAAGACGCCTCTCGCGCTCTTGAAGTTTCCGAGACTACCTTCGGCCGTGACTTTAACGAAGCACTGGTTCATCAGGTAGTTGTAGCTTACGCTGCGAACGCGCGTCAGGGCACTCGTGCTCAGAAGACTCGCGCTGAAATCACTGGCACTGGCAAAAAGCCATGGCGCCAGAAAGGTACTGGTCGCGCTCGTGCCGGCGGTATCAAAGGTCCACTGTGGCGTGGTGGTGGCGTAACATTCGCTGCTAAAACCCAAGATCACAGCCAAAAAGTAAACAAGAAGATGTACCGCGGCGCTCTGAAGAGCATTCTGTCCGAGCTGGTACGTCAAGAGCGTCTGGTTGTAGTTGAAGAGTTTGCTGTTGAAGCTCCTAAGACTAAAGAGCTGAAGGCCAAGCTGAAAGCTATGGACCTGGAAGACGTGCTGATTGTGACTGCAGAAGTTGATGAGAACCTGTTCCTGGCTGCTCGCAACCTGTACAAGGTTGACGTGCGTGACGTAGCAGGTCTGGATCCAGTAAGCCTGATCGCGTTCAACAAGGTTCTGGTAACTGCTGACGCTGTGAAGCAAATCGAGGAGATGCTGGCATGATCCGCGAAGAGCGTTTACTGAAAGTTATCCTGGCACCACACATCTCTGAAAAGAGCACCGTGGTTGCTGAGAAGACCAACACTGTAGTTTTCCGTGTAGCTATCGATGCCACCAAGAGTGAAATCAAAGCTGCCGTTGAAAAACTGTTCGAAGTTGAAGTTGCTGGTGTACGCACCCTGATCAACAAAGGCAAAACCAAGCGTCACGGTGCCCGTGTAGGCCGTCGTAGCGATTGGAAAAAAGCCTATGTGACTCTGGCTGCCGGTGCTGACATCGACTTCGTTGGCGCTGAAGCGTAAGGAGATCACCCATGGCAATTGTTAAGTGTAAGCCTACTTCTCCAGGTCGTCGTGGCGTTGTTAAGATCGTTAACAGCGATCTGCACAAAGGCAAGCCTTTCGCTGGCCTGCTGGCCAAGAAGTCCAAGACCGGTGGTCGTAACAACACTGGTCGTATCACTACCCGTCACGTTGGTGGTGGTCACAAGCAACACTACCGTCTGATCGATTTCAAGCGTAACAAAGACGGTATCCCAGGTAAGATTGAGCGTCTGGAGTACGATCCAAACCGTACCGCCAACATCGCTCTGGTGCTGTATGCCGACGGTGAGCGTCGTTACATCCTGGCTGCCAAAGGCATGCAGGCTGGCGACAAAGTCGTTTCTGGCGTTGATGCAGACATCAAGACCGGTAACGCTCTGCCACTGCGCAACATCCCTGTGGGTTCTGTTGTTCACGCTGTGGAAATGAAGCCTGGCAAAGGCGCCCAGATCGCTCGTTCTGCTGGTGCTTACGTTCAGGTAGTAGCTCGTGACGGCGAATACGCCACTCTGCGTCTGCGCTCCGGCGAAATGCGCAAAGTGCCTGTAGACTGCCGCGCTACTCTGGGCGAAGTGGGTAATGCCGAACACATGCTGCGTCAGCTGGGTAAAGCTGGTGCCAAGCGTTGGAGAGGTGTACGCCCAACAGTTCGTGGTGTTGCCATGAACCCAGTAGATCACCCACACGGTGGTGGTGAAGGCCGTACTTCTGGTGGCCGTCACCCAGTAACTCCTTGGGGTGTTCCAACCAAGGGTTACAAGACTCGCAGCAACAAACGCACCGACAAGTACATTGTACGTCGTCGTACTAAGTAATTAAGAGGATTCGCCATGCCACGTTCTCTCAAGAAAGGTCCATTTATCGACCTGCACTTGCTGAAGAAGGTAGAGAAAGCGGTGGAAGCCGGTGACAAAAAGCCTATCAAGACTTGGTCTCGCCGCTCTATGATCATCCCACAAATGATTGGGTTGACCATCGCTGTCCATAATGGGCGTCAGCACGTACCTGTGTTCGTTACTGACGAAATGATTGGTCACAAGCTTGGTGAGTTTTCACCAACTCGCACTTATCGCGGCCACGCTGCTGATAAGAAAGCGAAGAAGCGCTAATACGGGAGACTTAAGATGGAAGTTTTAGCTAAACATCGTTTTGCCCGTACGTCGCCTCAGAAGGCTCGCCTGGTCGCTGATCAGATCCGCGGTCTGCCTGTTGCCAAGGCCCTGGAGATTCTGACTTTCAGCCCTAAAAAGGCCGCCGTACTGGTTAAGAAAGTCGTTGATTCTGCTATCGCCAACGCCGAGCACAACGAAGGCGCTGACATTGACGATCTGAAAATCGCCAAGGTTTTCGTTGACGAAGGCCCAACTATGAAGCGCATCATGCCACGTGCCAAAGGCCGTGCTGATCGTATCATCAAGCGTACCAGCCACATCACTGTGGTTGTATCAGATCGCTAGGAGATAGAGAGCAATGGGACAGAAAGTACATCCTAATGGTATCCGTCTGGGTATCACCAAGCCTTGGATCTCTACCTGGTACGCCGATAAGTCAGATTATGCAAATAACCTGCACAGCGACTGGGAAGTGCGTAAGTTTCTGGAAAAGAAACTGGAAGCCGCATCAGTTTCCAAGATCGTGATTGAACGCCCAGCGAAAAGCATCCGCGTTACCATCCACACTGCCCGTCCAGGCGTTGTGATTGGTAAGAAGGGTGAAGATGTTGAAGTACTGCGCGCTGAAGTTGCCAAGATTTCTGGCACTCCTGCCCAAATTAACATCGCTGAGATCCGTAAGCCTGAGCTGGACGCCAAGCTGGTTGCCGATTCTATCGCCCAACAGCTGGAGCGTCGCGTAATGTTCCGTCGTGCTATGAAGCGCGCTGTACAGAACGCCATGCGCATCGGTGCACAAGGTATCAAAGTTGAAGTTAGTGGCCGTCTCGGCGGCGCTGAGATTGCGCGTACCGAGTGGTACCGTGAAGGTCGTGTGCCTTTGCACACACTGCGTGCTGATATCGACTACGCTACTTCTGAGAGCCACACCACCTACGGTGTGATCGGCATTAAAGTTTGGGTCTTCAAAGGTGAAGTTCTGGACGGCATGCTGCCTCAGGTAGAAGAGCCGAAACAGCAGCAACCTAAGCGCAAGCCTCGTGGTAAATAGGAGAGCCGGCAATGCTGCAACCAAAACGTATGAAGTTCCGCAAGATGCACAAAGGCCGCAACCGTGGTCTGGCTGCAGGTACTGAAGTAAGTTTCGGTACTTTTGGTCTGAAGGCTGTTGGCCGTGGTCGCCTTACTGCCCGTCAGATCGAGTCTGCGCGTCGTGCAATGACACGTCATGTTAAGCGTCAAGGTAAGATCTGGATCCGTGTCTTCCCTGACAAGCCGATTACCGCTAAGCCTCTCGAAGTGCGTATGGGTAAAGGTAAAGGTAACGTTGAATACTGGGTATGCCAGATTCAGCCTGGTAAGGTGCTCTATGAGATGGATGGCGTGTCCGAAGAGTTGGCCCGTGAGGCCTTCGGTCTGGCCGCTGCCAAACTGCCTATCAAGACTACCTTTGTAATTAAGACGGTGATGTAATGAAAGCGAGCGAACTGAGAGAAAAGAGCGTTGAAGAACTGAACGCTGAATTGCTTGGTCTGCTGCGTGAGCAGTTTAACCTGCGTATGCAACACGCCACTGGCCAGCTGGCCCAAACTCACCAGCTGAAGCAAGTGCGCCGTAACATTGCGCGTGTTAAGACCATTATTACTTCTAAGGCGGGTGCATAATGTCTGACAAAATCCGTACTTTGCAGGGTCGCGTGACCAGCAACAAGATGGACAAGTCCATTACTGTGGCTGTTGAGCGTCTGGTGAAACACCCAATCTATGGTAAGTTCATCAAGCGTACAACCAAGATCCATGCACACGACGAACTGAACCAGTGCAATGAAGGCGACGTAGTGACTATTCGCGAATGTCGTCCTCTGTCTAAGACCAAGTCTTGGACCCTGGTAGACGTAGTTTCTAAGGCTTAATTTTAGCCTGGAAAGAAAACGGCCCCTTTTCGGGGCCGTTTGTTTTTTAGCACTGTTCATTCAGATTTAACGGTGTTATACTTGCGCGCCATTTTTGTCTGTTTCTGGACCAAAATGGTTAGTTAATGCCCCAATAATGGGGTTCGTGAAGTAACGATAGCGGAGCACTTAAAATGATCCAAATGCAATCGACTCTGGACGTCGCATGTAACAGTGGCGCTCGCAGAGTTCAGTGTATTAAGGTCTTGGGTGGCTCTCATCGTCGTTATGCCGGTATCGGCGACATCATCAAGGTTTCTGTTAAAGAAGCCATTCCTCGCGCTAAAGCGAAGAAAGGTGATGTGTATAACGCGGTGGTAGTCCGTACTAAGAAAGGCGTACGTCGTCCAGACGGTTCTGTCATTCGCTTCGATCGGAATGCAGCTGTTCTGCTGAACAACAACCTGCAGCCGATTGGTACTCGTATCTTTGGACCTGTGACACGTGAACTGCGTACTGAGCAATTCATGAAGATTGTGTCGCTGGCACCAGAAGTACTGTAAGGAGCTTCAAAATGGCAGCAAAAATCCGTCGTGAAGACGAAGTGATTGTTCTGACCGGTAAAGATAAAGGTAAGCGTGGCAAAGTGACTCGCGTACTGGTTACCGGCAAGGTAGTTGTTGAAGGCATCAATCTCGTTAAGAAGCACACCAAGCCGAACCCACAACTGGGTATCACTGGTGGCATCGTAGAGAAAGAAGCTGCGATTCAAGTATCAAATGTGGCGATCTTTAACCCTGCTACTGGCAAGGCGGATCGTGTAGGTTTCCGATTTGAAGACGGCAAGAAAGTACGTTTCTTCAAATCGAATGGTGAACTCGTTAAGTAACTGGAGTAAACGATGGCGAAACTGCATGATAAATACAAAGAGACTGTTATCGCTGAACTGTCTAAAAAGTTCGGTTATACCAGTGTCATGCAAGTCCCTCGGATTGAGAAAATCACCCTGAACATGGGTGTTGGCGAAGCTGTTGCTGACAAGAAAATCATGGAAAATGCTGTCCGTGATATGACTGCAATCGCTGGTCAGAAGCCAGTAGTAACTGTTGCTCGCAAATCAGTTGCTGGTTTCAAAATCCGTGAAGGCTACCCTATTGGCTGCAAAGTAACCCTGCGCGGTGAGCGTATGTGGGAATTCTTTGAGCGTCTGCTGGATATCGCAATCCCTCGTATCCGTGACTTCCGTGGTCTGAGCGCTAAGTCGTTCGACGGCCGTGGTAACTACGCGATGGGCGTGCGTGAGCAAATCATCTTCCCTGAGATCGACTATGACAAGATCGATCGCGTTCGTGGTATGGACATTGTGATCACCACAACCGCCAAGAACGATGAGGAAGGTCGTGCTCTTCTGGACGCTTTTAACTTCCCATTCAAGAAATAAGGGGTAGCGTAATGGCAAAAACTTCAATGAAGGCACGCGAAGCTAAGCGTGCAGCTCTCGTGGCTAAGTATGCTGAAAAGCGTGCTGCTCTGAAAGCTATCATCAACAGCCCAGAGTCTACCGACGATGCTCGTTGGGACGCTGTTCTGAAGCTGCAAGCTTTACCACGTGATTCCAGCGCCGCGCGTCAGCGCAACCGTTGTAATCAAACTGGTCGCCCACATGGTTTCCTGCGCAAGTTCGGCCTGAGCCGTATCAAGCTGCGTGAAGCTACTATGCGTGGTGAAGTTCCTGGTCTGCGTAAGGCCAGCTGGTAAGCACTTGTCACGGAGAAAGCTAATATGAGCATGCAAGATCCTATTGCGGATATGCTGACCCGTATCCGTAACGGCCAGGCTGCTAACAAAGTATCTGTGAAGATGCCTTCCGCTAAACTGAAAGTAGCTATCGCTAAGCTGCTGAAAGACGAAGGTTACATCACCGACTACGCTGTTGCGTCTGAAGGCAATAAAGCCGAACTGGAAGTTACTCTGAAGTACTTCCAGGGCCGTCCAGTCGTTGAGACTATCCAGCGCGTAAGCCGTCCTGGTCTTCGTATTTACAAAGGTAAAGACGAACTGCCAAAAGTGATGGGTGGCCTGGGTATCGCAATCGTTTCCACTTCTAAAGGCCTGATGACTGATCGTGCCGCCCGCCTCGCTGGCATGGGTGGTGAGGTTATCTGCTACGTAGCATAAGGAGCTAGGAATGTCTCGTGTAGCAAAAGCACCTGTATCTATTCCTGCCGGCGTAGAGGTGACCTTAAATGGTCAGGAAATCACCGTTAAAGGCGGCAAAGGTACTCTGACTCGCGTAATCAACAGCGCTGTTGCAGTGACTGTTGAAGATGGCGCTATCAAGTTTGCCCCAGTTGAAGGCGTTGTTAACGCCTGGGCTCAAGCTGGTACTGCCCGCGCCCTTATCAACAACATGGTTGTGGGTGTATCTCAGGGTTTTGAGAAGAAGCTGCAGCTGGTTGGTGTAGGTTATCGTGCCAAAGTGGCCGGTAGCGACGTCGACCTGTCTCTGGGTTTCTCTCACCCACTGGTACACAAACTGCCTGCTGGCGTTACTGCGGAATGCCCAAGCCAAACCGAAATTGTTCTGCGTTCTATCGACAAAGAACTGGTTGGTCAAGTGGCTGCTGAGATTCGTGGCTATCGTCCACCAGAGCCTTACAAGGGCAAGGGTGTTCGCTACGCTAACGAAGAAGTACGCCGTAAAGAGGCTAAGAAGAAGTAAGGTAACGCTATGGATAAGAAATCATCTCGCTTGCGCCGCGCTACCCGCGCTCGCAAGAAGATCCAAGAGCTGGGCGTGCACCGTTTGGTGGTACATCGTACCCCCCGTCACATCTACGCTCAGGTGATCAATCCTGAAGCTCAGGTTGTTGCAGCGGCTTCTACTGTTGAGAAATCAATCAAGGAAGCTCTGAAGTCTACCGGTAACGTGGATGCCGCCAAGGCCGTGGGTAAAGCCATCGCCGAGCGCGCCGTCGAGAAGGGCGTAACTGTAGTTGCGTTCGATCGTTCTGGCTTCAAGTATCACGGTCGTGTTGCTGCCCTGGCAGACGCCGCTCGTGAAGCTGGCCTCCAGTTCTAAGGGGTTTATTACAATGGCTAAAGTAGAAGCTCAGCAGCAGAAAGACGATCTGCAAGAGAAACTGATTGCAGTAAACCGTGTTTCTAAAGTAGTTAAGGGCGGTCGTATCTTCAGCTTCACTGCATTGACTGTAGTGGGTGATGGTAACGGTCGTGTTGGCTACGGCTACGGTAAGGCCCGTGAAGTTCCAGCTGCCATTCAAAAGGCAATGGAAAAGGCTCGCCGTAACATGGTGACTGTAGAACTGAACGCAGGCACTCTGCACCACCCCGTTAAGGGACGTCACACTGGTTCGCGTGTTTACATGCAGCCTGCGTCTCAGGGTACCGGTATTATTGCCGGTGGTGCGATGCGCGCCGTATTGGAAGTAGCAGGCGTTCACAACGTACTGTCTAAAGCCTACGGTTCCACTAACCCGATCAACATCGTTCGCGCGACTGTTGATGCTCTGACGCACATGAAGTCACCAGCGCAGGTTGCTGCCAAGCGTGGTCTGAGCGTCGAAGAAATTCGGGGGTAATGCATCATGGCTAAAACTATCAAAGTAACTCAGACCAAAAGTGCCATTGGCCGTTTGCCAAAGCACAAGGCCACTCTGACTGGCCTGGGTCTGCGTCGCATTGGTCACACCGTTGAACTGGAAGATACTCCAGCTGTTCGCGGTATGATCAATAAGGTCTACTACATGGTTAAGGTGGAGGACTGATTATGCGTCTGAACACACTTTCTCCTGCCGTAGGCGCGAAGTCTGCTCCTAAGCGTGTAGGCCGTGGTATTGGTTCTGGCTTGGGCAAGACCGCTGGTCGCGGTCACAAGGGTCAAAAATCTCGTAGCGGCGGCGGTGTACGCCCAGGCTTCGAGGGTGGTCAAATGCCACTGAAG
The window above is part of the Shewanella litorisediminis genome. Proteins encoded here:
- the rplX gene encoding 50S ribosomal protein L24 encodes the protein MAAKIRREDEVIVLTGKDKGKRGKVTRVLVTGKVVVEGINLVKKHTKPNPQLGITGGIVEKEAAIQVSNVAIFNPATGKADRVGFRFEDGKKVRFFKSNGELVK
- the rpsE gene encoding 30S ribosomal protein S5 encodes the protein MAKVEAQQQKDDLQEKLIAVNRVSKVVKGGRIFSFTALTVVGDGNGRVGYGYGKAREVPAAIQKAMEKARRNMVTVELNAGTLHHPVKGRHTGSRVYMQPASQGTGIIAGGAMRAVLEVAGVHNVLSKAYGSTNPINIVRATVDALTHMKSPAQVAAKRGLSVEEIRG
- the rplD gene encoding 50S ribosomal protein L4, coding for MELVLKDASRALEVSETTFGRDFNEALVHQVVVAYAANARQGTRAQKTRAEITGTGKKPWRQKGTGRARAGGIKGPLWRGGGVTFAAKTQDHSQKVNKKMYRGALKSILSELVRQERLVVVEEFAVEAPKTKELKAKLKAMDLEDVLIVTAEVDENLFLAARNLYKVDVRDVAGLDPVSLIAFNKVLVTADAVKQIEEMLA
- the rpsJ gene encoding 30S ribosomal protein S10 — encoded protein: MQNQRIRIRLKGFDHRLIDQSTAEIVETAKRTGAQVRGPIPLPTRKERFTVLISPHVNKDARDQYELRTHKRLVDIVEPTEKTVDALMRLDLAAGVDVQISLG
- the rplR gene encoding 50S ribosomal protein L18 codes for the protein MDKKSSRLRRATRARKKIQELGVHRLVVHRTPRHIYAQVINPEAQVVAAASTVEKSIKEALKSTGNVDAAKAVGKAIAERAVEKGVTVVAFDRSGFKYHGRVAALADAAREAGLQF
- the rpsS gene encoding 30S ribosomal protein S19, encoding MPRSLKKGPFIDLHLLKKVEKAVEAGDKKPIKTWSRRSMIIPQMIGLTIAVHNGRQHVPVFVTDEMIGHKLGEFSPTRTYRGHAADKKAKKR
- the rpmD gene encoding 50S ribosomal protein L30 — translated: MAKTIKVTQTKSAIGRLPKHKATLTGLGLRRIGHTVELEDTPAVRGMINKVYYMVKVED
- the rpsC gene encoding 30S ribosomal protein S3, producing MGQKVHPNGIRLGITKPWISTWYADKSDYANNLHSDWEVRKFLEKKLEAASVSKIVIERPAKSIRVTIHTARPGVVIGKKGEDVEVLRAEVAKISGTPAQINIAEIRKPELDAKLVADSIAQQLERRVMFRRAMKRAVQNAMRIGAQGIKVEVSGRLGGAEIARTEWYREGRVPLHTLRADIDYATSESHTTYGVIGIKVWVFKGEVLDGMLPQVEEPKQQQPKRKPRGK
- the rplV gene encoding 50S ribosomal protein L22 — translated: MEVLAKHRFARTSPQKARLVADQIRGLPVAKALEILTFSPKKAAVLVKKVVDSAIANAEHNEGADIDDLKIAKVFVDEGPTMKRIMPRAKGRADRIIKRTSHITVVVSDR
- the rpsQ gene encoding 30S ribosomal protein S17; the protein is MSDKIRTLQGRVTSNKMDKSITVAVERLVKHPIYGKFIKRTTKIHAHDELNQCNEGDVVTIRECRPLSKTKSWTLVDVVSKA
- the rpsN gene encoding 30S ribosomal protein S14, with protein sequence MAKTSMKAREAKRAALVAKYAEKRAALKAIINSPESTDDARWDAVLKLQALPRDSSAARQRNRCNQTGRPHGFLRKFGLSRIKLREATMRGEVPGLRKASW
- the rplP gene encoding 50S ribosomal protein L16 gives rise to the protein MLQPKRMKFRKMHKGRNRGLAAGTEVSFGTFGLKAVGRGRLTARQIESARRAMTRHVKRQGKIWIRVFPDKPITAKPLEVRMGKGKGNVEYWVCQIQPGKVLYEMDGVSEELAREAFGLAAAKLPIKTTFVIKTVM
- the rplB gene encoding 50S ribosomal protein L2 — translated: MAIVKCKPTSPGRRGVVKIVNSDLHKGKPFAGLLAKKSKTGGRNNTGRITTRHVGGGHKQHYRLIDFKRNKDGIPGKIERLEYDPNRTANIALVLYADGERRYILAAKGMQAGDKVVSGVDADIKTGNALPLRNIPVGSVVHAVEMKPGKGAQIARSAGAYVQVVARDGEYATLRLRSGEMRKVPVDCRATLGEVGNAEHMLRQLGKAGAKRWRGVRPTVRGVAMNPVDHPHGGGEGRTSGGRHPVTPWGVPTKGYKTRSNKRTDKYIVRRRTK
- the rplC gene encoding 50S ribosomal protein L3, translated to MAIGLIGRKVGMTRIFTEDGVSIPVTVIEVEANRVTQVKTLENDGYRALQVTTGAKKAHRVTKPEAGHFAKAGVEAGRGLWEMRLGEGEGEGIEVGAELNVEIFADVQKVDVTGQSKGKGFQGGVKRWNFRTQDMTHGNSLSHRANGSIGQNQTPGRVFKGKKMSGHMGAERVTTQNLDVVRVDVERNLLLVKGAVPGATNGDLIIKPAVKA
- the rpmC gene encoding 50S ribosomal protein L29 — encoded protein: MKASELREKSVEELNAELLGLLREQFNLRMQHATGQLAQTHQLKQVRRNIARVKTIITSKAGA
- the rplF gene encoding 50S ribosomal protein L6, translating into MSRVAKAPVSIPAGVEVTLNGQEITVKGGKGTLTRVINSAVAVTVEDGAIKFAPVEGVVNAWAQAGTARALINNMVVGVSQGFEKKLQLVGVGYRAKVAGSDVDLSLGFSHPLVHKLPAGVTAECPSQTEIVLRSIDKELVGQVAAEIRGYRPPEPYKGKGVRYANEEVRRKEAKKK
- the rplE gene encoding 50S ribosomal protein L5, which produces MAKLHDKYKETVIAELSKKFGYTSVMQVPRIEKITLNMGVGEAVADKKIMENAVRDMTAIAGQKPVVTVARKSVAGFKIREGYPIGCKVTLRGERMWEFFERLLDIAIPRIRDFRGLSAKSFDGRGNYAMGVREQIIFPEIDYDKIDRVRGMDIVITTTAKNDEEGRALLDAFNFPFKK
- the rpsH gene encoding 30S ribosomal protein S8 gives rise to the protein MSMQDPIADMLTRIRNGQAANKVSVKMPSAKLKVAIAKLLKDEGYITDYAVASEGNKAELEVTLKYFQGRPVVETIQRVSRPGLRIYKGKDELPKVMGGLGIAIVSTSKGLMTDRAARLAGMGGEVICYVA
- the rplN gene encoding 50S ribosomal protein L14 encodes the protein MIQMQSTLDVACNSGARRVQCIKVLGGSHRRYAGIGDIIKVSVKEAIPRAKAKKGDVYNAVVVRTKKGVRRPDGSVIRFDRNAAVLLNNNLQPIGTRIFGPVTRELRTEQFMKIVSLAPEVL
- the rplW gene encoding 50S ribosomal protein L23, yielding MIREERLLKVILAPHISEKSTVVAEKTNTVVFRVAIDATKSEIKAAVEKLFEVEVAGVRTLINKGKTKRHGARVGRRSDWKKAYVTLAAGADIDFVGAEA